One genomic region from Desulfovibrio sp. Fe33 encodes:
- a CDS encoding glycosyltransferase, with protein sequence MRLPPIVHHTGLESSGGATRVAQLLIDGLELGGVDAHLTFELAEQSEGEAISPEDLGAHIPRGGIVHVHCTGDWPTLLGSIPTGVKTVITLHDCELFTGGCPYPLGCPMSESGCADPCPRNFPDANAVRKRKLAEIARLEPVLAAPSRWLARLAKTHLLRPVKIIPNGIPWPMERIGKAEARKMFGIHPGARVALFAAHGGMNAAYKSGDAWKEIWERLKADMPDLVCFAVGGDREERRDDFILWPYVDRGKLFMLMAASDALLYPTRADNHSLVVLEAMAAGLPVVAYAVGGIPEQIVDRMTGMLVPPGDIGQFVETSRSVLSSRSMVRQMGQEAFLSGGRKFAVERMVGDYLRLYGSL encoded by the coding sequence ATGCGCCTGCCACCGATTGTTCATCATACCGGCCTGGAGTCGAGCGGAGGGGCCACGCGGGTTGCGCAGCTTCTCATCGACGGCCTCGAATTGGGGGGCGTGGACGCGCATTTGACCTTCGAGCTTGCCGAGCAGTCCGAGGGCGAGGCGATATCGCCCGAGGATCTCGGAGCGCACATCCCCAGGGGGGGCATCGTCCATGTGCATTGCACGGGGGACTGGCCCACCCTGCTCGGTTCCATTCCCACGGGGGTGAAGACGGTCATCACTCTGCACGATTGCGAGTTGTTCACCGGCGGCTGTCCCTATCCGCTGGGCTGTCCCATGTCCGAGAGCGGCTGCGCCGACCCCTGCCCGCGCAATTTCCCGGACGCGAACGCGGTGCGCAAGCGCAAGCTGGCCGAGATCGCGCGGCTGGAACCCGTTCTCGCCGCCCCGTCCCGATGGCTGGCGCGGCTCGCCAAGACCCATCTGCTGCGGCCGGTGAAGATCATCCCCAACGGCATTCCGTGGCCTATGGAAAGGATAGGCAAGGCCGAGGCCCGTAAGATGTTCGGCATACATCCCGGGGCGCGGGTGGCCCTGTTCGCGGCCCACGGCGGCATGAACGCGGCTTACAAATCCGGGGACGCCTGGAAGGAAATATGGGAGCGTCTGAAGGCGGACATGCCCGACCTGGTTTGTTTCGCGGTGGGCGGCGACCGGGAGGAGCGGCGGGACGATTTCATCCTGTGGCCCTATGTGGACCGTGGGAAACTGTTCATGCTCATGGCCGCGTCCGACGCGCTGCTCTATCCCACGCGCGCGGACAACCATTCCCTGGTCGTCCTGGAGGCCATGGCCGCCGGGCTGCCCGTCGTGGCCTACGCCGTGGGCGGGATACCCGAGCAGATCGTGGACCGCATGACCGGGATGCTCGTGCCGCCCGGCGACATCGGCCAATTCGTCGAGACCTCCAGATCGGTCCTGTCCAGCCGGTCCATGGTCCGCCAGATGGGCCAGGAGGCTTTCCTGTCCGGGGGCAGAAAGTTTGCCGTCGAGCGCATGGTAGGCGATTATCTGCGTCTTTACGGGAGCCTCTAG
- a CDS encoding terminase large subunit domain-containing protein produces the protein MFTDLYVPREHQARIEAKLGRFSVLVCHRRFGKTVLSVNRLIKAAKSTARPDWRGAYIAPLYRQAKTVVWDELKRYCGQGRDECTVKFNETELRADFENGSRIRLFGANNPDSLRGMYLDGVVFDEVAQMPLRVWTEVIRPALSDRKGWAMFIGTPRGKNALYEIWEKARAEQDWLAAMYRASETGIIPSDELAASAREMSPEEYEQEFECSFTAAIRGAYFGQLLADADRDGRVTAVPHDPSMPVHTAWDLGMSDSTSIWFVQAKPGGTFAVIDYYEACGEGLDHYARVLDAKGYKYGTHIAPHDIRVRELGTGRSRLETARSLGIRFNIAANIPIQDGINAVRTILPRCWFDETRCGPGLEALRHYRRSFNDRTSDFSSRPVHDWTSHAADGFRYFAVGFRQPEAGPRPARADNDFNPFGGSHGRA, from the coding sequence ATGTTTACTGATCTGTATGTGCCCAGGGAGCACCAGGCCCGGATCGAGGCGAAGCTCGGCCGTTTTTCCGTCCTGGTCTGCCACCGCCGGTTCGGCAAGACCGTGTTGTCCGTCAACCGGCTCATCAAGGCCGCGAAGTCCACCGCCCGCCCGGATTGGCGCGGGGCCTACATCGCCCCGCTCTACCGGCAGGCGAAGACCGTGGTCTGGGACGAACTCAAGCGGTACTGCGGCCAGGGGCGTGACGAATGCACCGTGAAATTCAATGAGACCGAACTGCGCGCCGACTTCGAGAACGGCTCGCGTATCCGGCTTTTCGGGGCCAACAACCCGGATTCTCTGCGCGGCATGTATCTGGACGGCGTGGTCTTCGACGAGGTGGCTCAGATGCCCCTGCGCGTCTGGACCGAAGTCATTCGTCCCGCCCTGTCCGACCGCAAGGGGTGGGCCATGTTCATAGGCACGCCCCGGGGCAAGAACGCCCTCTACGAAATATGGGAGAAGGCCCGGGCCGAACAGGATTGGCTCGCCGCCATGTATCGCGCCTCCGAAACCGGAATCATCCCCTCCGACGAGCTTGCGGCCAGCGCACGGGAAATGTCGCCCGAGGAATACGAGCAGGAGTTCGAATGTTCCTTCACCGCCGCCATTCGCGGGGCCTACTTCGGTCAGCTCCTGGCCGACGCCGACCGCGACGGCCGCGTCACCGCCGTGCCACATGATCCGTCCATGCCCGTGCACACCGCCTGGGATCTGGGCATGTCCGATTCCACCTCCATCTGGTTCGTTCAGGCCAAGCCCGGCGGCACCTTCGCGGTCATCGACTACTACGAGGCCTGCGGCGAGGGGCTGGATCATTACGCCCGTGTTCTCGACGCCAAAGGGTACAAGTACGGCACGCACATCGCGCCCCACGACATCCGCGTGCGCGAGCTCGGCACCGGCCGGTCGCGCCTGGAAACGGCCCGGTCCCTGGGAATCCGTTTCAACATCGCGGCCAATATTCCCATCCAGGACGGCATCAACGCCGTGCGCACGATCCTGCCGCGCTGTTGGTTCGACGAGACCCGCTGCGGTCCCGGCCTTGAAGCGTTGCGGCACTACAGGCGCTCCTTCAACGACCGGACCTCCGACTTCTCGTCCCGGCCCGTGCATGACTGGACCAGTCACGCGGCGGACGGATTCCGCTACTTCGCCGTGGGATTCCGTCAGCCCGAAGCAGGACCCCGCCCGGCTCGGGCCGACAACGACTTCAATCCGTTCGGAGGAAGCCATGGCCGTGCATGA
- a CDS encoding PstS family phosphate ABC transporter substrate-binding protein has translation MKKLLIAFVTLAVLSVSALSFAAEIRVKGSTTVDPAMKKLVAAYQTANPGVNFSISATGSGDGAKAIINKTADIGMMSRDMKTAEIEKCKANGIEPVKFVIALDCLVPIVHPSNPVSMITTAQLKDMYQDKIRNWKDVGGNDGMIALFSRETNSGTYEVWHEKVMEKKDEFDMVSRMPSNAAMSAKIAGNKKGIGYVGLGFLNPKVKALTVNGVVPSVETGKDGSYPLSRTLNLYTGGQPSGEAAKFIDFIMSPAGQKIVAEVGFVPVK, from the coding sequence ATGAAAAAATTGCTCATTGCTTTCGTGACACTGGCTGTTCTGAGCGTTTCCGCTCTGTCCTTCGCCGCGGAAATCCGCGTCAAGGGTTCCACCACCGTCGACCCGGCCATGAAGAAGCTGGTGGCCGCCTACCAGACCGCCAATCCGGGCGTGAATTTCTCCATCTCCGCCACCGGCTCCGGTGACGGCGCCAAGGCCATCATCAACAAGACCGCCGACATCGGCATGATGTCCCGCGACATGAAGACCGCCGAAATCGAAAAGTGCAAGGCCAACGGCATCGAGCCCGTCAAGTTCGTCATCGCCCTGGACTGCCTGGTGCCCATCGTCCACCCCTCCAACCCGGTTTCCATGATCACCACCGCCCAGCTCAAGGACATGTACCAGGACAAGATCCGCAACTGGAAGGATGTCGGCGGTAACGACGGCATGATCGCCCTGTTCTCCCGCGAGACCAACTCCGGCACCTACGAGGTGTGGCACGAGAAGGTCATGGAGAAGAAGGATGAATTCGACATGGTCTCCCGTATGCCTTCCAACGCCGCCATGTCCGCCAAGATCGCCGGCAACAAGAAGGGCATCGGCTACGTCGGCCTGGGCTTCCTGAACCCCAAGGTCAAGGCTCTGACCGTCAACGGCGTGGTTCCCTCCGTCGAGACCGGCAAGGACGGCTCCTACCCCCTGTCCCGCACCCTGAACCTGTACACCGGCGGACAGCCCTCCGGCGAAGCCGCCAAGTTCATCGACTTCATCATGTCCCCCGCCGGTCAGAAGATCGTCGCCGAAGTCGGTTTCGTCCCGGTCAAGTAA
- a CDS encoding CBS and ACT domain-containing protein, protein MLVANWMTKDVYTITPDRSMMKASKFMKDKGISRLPVVDENGRIVGIISDRDVKDASPSKATTLDVHELYYLLSEVKVQDIMTKKVVTIRDTETVEKAAVLMLEGNFGGLPVVDENDKVVGIITDTDIFKVLVEISGIYEGGAQFCLRLSTAPGSLRPVLAFLKDNGARIMSIMTHNVPESEGFKNVYIRIRDMEKPEFKRLKQGLAEQFEVLYWVVDSVHNVI, encoded by the coding sequence ATGCTGGTAGCCAACTGGATGACCAAGGACGTTTATACCATCACCCCGGACCGCTCCATGATGAAGGCCTCCAAGTTCATGAAGGACAAGGGAATAAGCCGCCTGCCCGTGGTGGATGAGAACGGCAGGATCGTGGGCATCATCTCGGACCGCGACGTCAAGGACGCCTCCCCGTCCAAGGCCACCACCCTCGATGTGCACGAGCTGTACTACCTCCTCTCCGAGGTCAAGGTGCAGGACATCATGACCAAGAAGGTCGTCACCATCCGCGACACCGAGACCGTGGAAAAGGCCGCGGTGCTCATGCTTGAAGGCAACTTCGGCGGCCTGCCCGTGGTGGACGAGAACGACAAGGTCGTGGGCATCATCACCGACACCGACATTTTCAAGGTCCTGGTCGAAATTTCCGGCATCTACGAAGGCGGCGCCCAATTCTGCCTGCGGCTGTCCACCGCTCCCGGCAGCCTCCGCCCGGTCCTCGCCTTCCTCAAGGACAACGGCGCGCGCATCATGTCCATCATGACCCACAACGTGCCCGAATCCGAAGGGTTCAAGAACGTCTACATCCGCATCCGCGATATGGAGAAGCCCGAATTCAAGCGCCTCAAGCAGGGCCTGGCCGAACAGTTCGAGGTCCTCTACTGGGTCGTGGACTCGGTTCACAACGTCATCTAG
- the pstA gene encoding phosphate ABC transporter permease PstA, producing MSEMVSTDMTMNGSNIPDTPGLRFKRKATQEIWFTLFRIAVGINGLALFIIVGYMIYYGLPAITWDFLTTQPTEGGLAGGIFPCIVGTFYLSIGSMALALPLGVAAAIYLHEYAMPGPFMRVVRLCINNLAGVPSVVFGLFGMAFFVAARDLGGLGMGVSIAAGCMTLAVLILPVIIGTSEEALRSVPDTYREASLGLGATKWQTIFKVVLPSAMPGILTGSILSISRAAGETAAIMFTAAASYNPTLPTSIFNEVMALPYQIYSLSVSSTDPEATLPLQYGTSLVLVALVLGMNLIAIMLRSRLRKKLG from the coding sequence ATGTCAGAAATGGTAAGCACCGATATGACCATGAACGGCTCCAACATACCGGACACCCCGGGCCTGCGCTTCAAGCGCAAGGCCACCCAGGAAATCTGGTTCACCCTGTTCCGCATCGCCGTGGGCATCAACGGGTTGGCCCTGTTCATCATCGTCGGCTACATGATTTACTACGGACTGCCGGCCATCACCTGGGACTTCCTGACCACCCAGCCCACCGAGGGCGGACTGGCGGGCGGCATCTTCCCCTGCATCGTGGGCACCTTCTACCTGTCCATCGGCTCCATGGCCCTGGCCCTGCCCCTTGGCGTGGCGGCCGCCATCTACCTGCATGAATACGCCATGCCCGGCCCGTTCATGCGCGTGGTCAGGCTGTGCATCAACAACCTGGCGGGCGTCCCGTCCGTGGTCTTCGGGCTGTTCGGCATGGCCTTCTTCGTGGCCGCCCGCGATCTCGGCGGCCTCGGCATGGGCGTGTCCATCGCCGCGGGCTGCATGACCCTGGCCGTGCTCATCCTGCCGGTCATCATCGGCACCTCCGAGGAGGCGCTCAGGAGCGTTCCCGACACCTACCGCGAGGCCTCCCTGGGCCTGGGCGCGACCAAGTGGCAGACCATCTTCAAGGTCGTCCTGCCCTCGGCCATGCCCGGCATCCTGACCGGCTCCATCCTGTCCATCTCCCGCGCGGCGGGTGAGACAGCGGCCATCATGTTCACTGCGGCGGCCAGCTACAACCCGACCCTGCCGACCTCCATCTTCAACGAGGTCATGGCCCTGCCCTACCAGATTTACTCCCTTTCCGTTTCCTCCACCGACCCCGAGGCCACCTTACCTCTCCAGTACGGCACTTCGCTCGTGCTGGTGGCCCTGGTGTTGGGCATGAACCTGATCGCCATCATGTTGCGCTCCCGCCTTCGCAAGAAGCTGGGTTAG
- a CDS encoding bifunctional acetate--CoA ligase family protein/GNAT family N-acetyltransferase yields MSVTNLEYLFKPTSVAVIGATNDPRNAGNIVMRNIMAGGFMGPVMPVSSQAEAIAGVLTYPSVKHLPKTPDLAVVCSPLDEVPEVIHSLKERGTRGAVLMGAGFASMSREESLDIKSTILSIARPPEIRILGPKSLGFMVPSLNLNASLAHARVEPGKVAFISQSDSLFATVLDWAIDKGVGFSHMVALGSRVDVTFADILDYLGSDPLTRSIMLYVESVKDAREFMSAARAASRNKPVLVIRPGQALDTVLGDLKLRGTGGRRNSDEIYDVAFRRAGMLRVEDIDGLFDAAQTLSAPRQVHGRKLAILTNGTSAGILAADRLLVGGGELAPLSEETIKAIDTVLGEENWSRANPVDIPFNADGKAYSEVLKLLIKDKNSNGILAMHVPWTAQPDVEVAEAIRDSLKRVRRMVLTAWLGSGKAGQAREVFRNAGIPTYETPTQAVQAFLYMAEYLHNQEMLIETPDSLPSDFFPDTARAREIVRAALKTGREALTEPEAKDILAAYGIPVVETRIAVSAKEAVIAADALGYPVALKLRSPQIPQPFDVGGVLLDLETPERVWEGAASILARCSRERPDAYIEGFTVQKMGRRPGAHELSVSAHLDNTFGPVLQFGHGGMAREMIQDQALTLPPLSMSLARELVGRTRIATLLKGTPSHLPADIDDICLTIIQISQLIVDVPQITSIDINPLYADSEGVLALDAKVEIAPFEGVGESRLAIRPYPRELEECVTIKSGRQVTLRPIRPEDEATHRAFLGSLSDEDLRLRFFGVVQREFDHKDIARFTQIDYDREMAFIATALDERGDPETLGVMRTNTRPDNSEAEFAIVVRSDLKGSGLGSMLFHKGIRYTKDRGTRLLTGQTMIENKAMQGLSRKFGFEISPDPNDPDLVNMVLDMEKVDR; encoded by the coding sequence ATGAGCGTCACCAACCTCGAATATCTCTTCAAACCCACATCCGTCGCGGTCATCGGCGCCACCAACGATCCCAGGAATGCGGGCAACATCGTCATGCGCAACATCATGGCCGGAGGGTTTATGGGACCGGTCATGCCGGTTTCGTCGCAGGCCGAGGCCATCGCCGGGGTGCTGACCTATCCTTCGGTCAAGCATCTGCCCAAGACTCCCGATCTGGCCGTGGTCTGTTCGCCCCTGGATGAGGTCCCGGAGGTCATCCACTCCCTCAAGGAGCGGGGTACGCGCGGCGCGGTGCTCATGGGCGCGGGGTTCGCCTCCATGTCCCGGGAGGAGAGCCTCGACATCAAATCCACCATCCTGTCCATCGCCCGTCCTCCGGAAATCCGCATCCTCGGCCCCAAATCCCTGGGGTTCATGGTTCCGTCCCTGAACCTGAACGCTTCATTGGCCCATGCGCGGGTTGAGCCGGGCAAGGTGGCCTTCATCTCCCAATCGGATTCGCTTTTCGCCACGGTTCTGGACTGGGCCATCGACAAGGGCGTGGGCTTTTCGCACATGGTCGCCCTCGGCAGCCGCGTGGACGTGACCTTCGCCGATATTCTCGACTATCTGGGATCGGACCCGCTGACCCGGTCCATCATGCTGTATGTGGAGTCGGTCAAGGACGCCCGCGAGTTCATGTCCGCCGCCAGGGCCGCCTCGCGCAACAAGCCTGTGCTGGTCATTCGGCCGGGCCAGGCGCTGGACACCGTGCTCGGCGACCTCAAGCTGCGCGGCACGGGCGGCCGCCGGAATTCCGACGAAATTTACGATGTGGCCTTCCGCCGGGCCGGTATGCTTCGGGTGGAGGACATCGACGGGCTGTTCGACGCGGCTCAGACCCTGTCCGCGCCCCGGCAGGTCCATGGCCGCAAGCTGGCCATCCTGACCAACGGGACCAGCGCGGGCATCCTGGCCGCCGACCGGCTGCTGGTGGGCGGCGGGGAGCTGGCTCCCCTGTCCGAGGAAACCATCAAGGCCATCGACACCGTGCTCGGCGAGGAGAACTGGTCCCGCGCGAACCCCGTGGACATCCCGTTCAACGCCGACGGCAAGGCCTATTCCGAGGTCCTCAAGCTGCTCATCAAGGACAAGAATTCCAATGGCATCCTGGCCATGCATGTGCCCTGGACCGCCCAGCCCGACGTGGAGGTGGCCGAGGCCATCCGCGATTCCCTGAAGCGGGTGCGGCGCATGGTCCTGACGGCCTGGCTCGGCTCCGGCAAGGCGGGGCAGGCCCGGGAGGTCTTCCGCAACGCGGGCATCCCCACCTACGAGACCCCCACCCAGGCGGTTCAGGCGTTCCTGTACATGGCCGAGTACCTGCACAACCAGGAAATGCTCATCGAGACCCCGGACTCCCTGCCTTCGGATTTCTTTCCGGACACGGCGCGGGCGCGGGAGATCGTGCGGGCCGCGCTCAAGACCGGGCGGGAGGCTCTGACGGAGCCCGAGGCGAAAGACATTTTGGCCGCCTACGGCATCCCCGTGGTCGAAACCCGCATCGCCGTGTCCGCCAAGGAGGCGGTCATCGCGGCCGACGCGCTCGGCTATCCCGTGGCCTTGAAGCTCAGGAGTCCGCAGATTCCCCAGCCCTTCGACGTGGGCGGCGTGCTGCTCGACCTGGAGACTCCGGAACGCGTATGGGAAGGCGCGGCCTCCATTTTGGCCCGTTGCAGCCGGGAGCGGCCCGACGCCTACATCGAGGGGTTCACGGTCCAGAAGATGGGGCGCAGGCCCGGCGCGCACGAGCTTTCCGTTTCGGCCCATCTGGACAACACGTTCGGCCCGGTGCTCCAATTCGGGCACGGGGGCATGGCCCGCGAAATGATCCAGGACCAGGCCCTCACCCTGCCGCCGCTGTCCATGTCCCTGGCGCGCGAGCTGGTGGGGCGGACCCGCATAGCGACCCTGCTCAAGGGCACGCCGTCCCATCTACCGGCGGACATCGACGACATCTGCCTGACGATCATCCAGATATCGCAGCTCATCGTGGACGTGCCGCAGATCACGAGCATCGACATCAACCCGCTATATGCCGACTCCGAGGGCGTTCTTGCCCTGGACGCGAAGGTGGAGATAGCGCCTTTCGAGGGCGTGGGCGAATCCAGGCTGGCCATCCGGCCGTATCCGCGCGAGCTTGAGGAGTGCGTCACCATCAAGAGCGGGCGGCAGGTCACGTTGCGCCCCATCCGGCCCGAGGACGAGGCCACCCATCGCGCCTTTCTCGGAAGCCTTTCGGACGAGGACCTGCGGCTGCGTTTCTTCGGCGTGGTCCAGCGCGAGTTCGACCACAAGGATATCGCCCGCTTCACCCAGATCGATTACGACCGGGAGATGGCCTTCATCGCGACTGCCTTGGACGAGCGCGGCGACCCCGAGACCCTGGGCGTCATGCGCACCAACACCAGGCCGGACAACTCCGAAGCGGAGTTCGCCATCGTGGTCCGTTCCGATCTCAAGGGCTCGGGGCTCGGGTCCATGCTCTTCCACAAGGGCATCCGGTATACCAAGGACCGGGGCACCAGGCTGCTCACCGGCCAGACCATGATCGAGAACAAGGCCATGCAGGGGCTGTCCCGGAAGTTCGGTTTCGAGATTTCGCCTGACCCCAACGACCCGGACCTGGTGAACATGGTTCTGGATATGGAAAAGGTGGACCGCTAG
- a CDS encoding molybdopterin molybdotransferase MoeA → MQTPISRKDAIRKLLGLTRPAGKAAVSPMDGIGLASVLDVAALCDVPEQACSVRDGYAVRSRDVAEAGDMTPVRLEVNGCIRAESRAPAPIEAGKAVRVLTGGPVPPGADAVLAEEDVEELAGAILVREPVREGWYVRPAGGEISAGTMIAPAGTLVTPQGAAVMTRTRVESIQVRLRPRVRLTALGSELAKPGESLSGTARFPADNLVLLRGLFEAAGAQVERTSVVPDDRDRLVDALSRDDLPEIVATTGGTGNSERDFAFEAAKESGFTPVFKRIDIRPGRNMFAAVRGNTLLFGLPGPPAAGHACFHAVILPVIHRLLGLPEPEPRMARFTQSINARAGSEWLVQCELAVRGSTLTATPLAGKTLPPMHGLALAHGLAVLQSGQTVSPGDETEILTTLF, encoded by the coding sequence ATGCAAACACCCATTTCCCGCAAGGACGCCATCCGAAAGCTGCTCGGCCTCACTCGCCCGGCCGGGAAAGCGGCCGTTTCCCCCATGGACGGGATCGGACTGGCTTCGGTCCTGGACGTGGCCGCCCTGTGCGATGTGCCCGAGCAGGCCTGCTCGGTGCGCGACGGGTACGCCGTGCGCAGCCGGGACGTGGCCGAGGCCGGGGACATGACCCCGGTGCGGCTGGAGGTGAACGGGTGCATCCGGGCCGAATCCAGGGCCCCTGCCCCCATCGAGGCCGGGAAGGCCGTACGGGTCTTGACCGGAGGTCCTGTCCCGCCCGGCGCGGACGCTGTGCTGGCCGAGGAGGATGTGGAGGAGCTGGCTGGCGCCATACTGGTCCGCGAGCCCGTGCGCGAAGGATGGTACGTCCGCCCTGCGGGCGGTGAAATTTCTGCGGGCACGATGATCGCCCCGGCCGGGACGTTGGTCACGCCCCAGGGTGCAGCGGTCATGACCCGGACCCGGGTCGAGTCCATCCAGGTCCGCCTCCGGCCGCGCGTCCGGCTCACGGCTCTCGGCAGCGAGCTGGCCAAACCGGGCGAGAGCCTGAGCGGCACGGCCCGATTCCCCGCGGACAACCTGGTTCTGCTCCGGGGCCTCTTCGAGGCGGCGGGGGCGCAGGTGGAGCGAACGTCGGTGGTCCCTGACGATCGCGACCGGCTGGTGGACGCCCTGTCCCGGGACGACCTGCCCGAGATCGTGGCCACCACGGGCGGCACCGGCAACAGCGAACGGGATTTCGCCTTCGAGGCGGCGAAGGAGAGCGGCTTCACGCCGGTCTTCAAACGCATCGACATCCGACCCGGCAGGAACATGTTCGCGGCCGTGCGCGGCAACACCCTGCTCTTCGGCCTGCCCGGGCCTCCCGCCGCCGGGCACGCCTGTTTCCACGCGGTCATCCTTCCGGTTATCCACCGATTGCTCGGCCTGCCCGAACCCGAACCCCGCATGGCCCGCTTCACGCAATCCATCAACGCGCGGGCCGGTTCCGAGTGGCTCGTGCAATGCGAACTCGCGGTCCGAGGCTCCACCCTGACCGCCACCCCGCTGGCCGGCAAAACCCTGCCCCCCATGCACGGGCTCGCCCTGGCCCATGGCCTCGCCGTCCTGCAAAGCGGCCAGACCGTCAGCCCCGGCGACGAAACCGAAATACTGACAACCCTATTCTGA
- the pstC gene encoding phosphate ABC transporter permease subunit PstC, translated as MLSRSNKEKLIKGLFLMAASASIIALGLIMYFLVSEALPTFMGFNAMGEKFQGVGVLDFIFGTQWKPVSETPQWGILPLIMGSVWVTLFSSIIAIPLGIMTAVYLAEIAPRRVREIVKPMVELLASLPSVVIGFFGMVVVAPILLNLFDIRFGVNMLNASIMLAFMAVPTITSIAEDAIHSVPDEVREGSLALGATRFETIWRVVLPSSLSGLSTAVILGMSRSIGETMVVLMVAGGAARIPTSIFDPVRPMPASIAAEMGETSFGLEMHYFALFAIAMVLFVITFLFNLLADHIAHKYKQVGSASL; from the coding sequence ATGCTCTCACGCTCCAATAAGGAAAAGCTCATCAAGGGACTCTTTCTGATGGCCGCCAGCGCGTCCATCATCGCCCTGGGCCTTATCATGTATTTTCTGGTGTCCGAGGCGCTGCCCACCTTCATGGGCTTCAACGCCATGGGTGAAAAATTCCAGGGCGTCGGCGTCCTCGACTTCATCTTCGGCACCCAATGGAAACCGGTTTCCGAGACTCCCCAGTGGGGCATCCTGCCCCTTATCATGGGCTCCGTCTGGGTGACGCTGTTTTCCTCGATCATCGCCATCCCCCTGGGCATCATGACGGCCGTGTACCTGGCCGAAATCGCGCCGCGCAGGGTCCGCGAAATCGTCAAGCCCATGGTCGAGCTGCTGGCCTCCCTCCCCTCGGTCGTCATCGGCTTCTTCGGCATGGTCGTCGTCGCTCCGATCCTGCTCAACCTTTTCGACATCCGGTTCGGCGTGAACATGCTCAACGCCTCGATCATGCTCGCGTTCATGGCGGTGCCCACCATCACCTCCATCGCCGAAGACGCCATCCACTCGGTGCCCGACGAAGTGCGCGAAGGGTCCCTGGCCCTGGGCGCGACCCGTTTCGAAACCATCTGGCGAGTGGTGTTGCCCTCATCCCTGTCCGGTCTTTCCACCGCGGTCATCCTGGGCATGTCACGCTCCATCGGCGAAACCATGGTCGTGCTCATGGTCGCGGGCGGCGCCGCGCGCATCCCGACCTCCATCTTCGACCCGGTCCGGCCCATGCCCGCCTCCATCGCCGCGGAAATGGGCGAGACCAGCTTCGGCCTGGAAATGCACTACTTCGCCCTGTTCGCCATCGCCATGGTCCTGTTCGTCATCACTTTTCTCTTCAACCTCCTGGCCGACCACATCGCCCACAAATATAAGCAGGTCGGCTCGGCCAGCCTCTAG
- a CDS encoding tetratricopeptide repeat protein translates to MLTGGAGQGYSSAMRTYALIVLFCLLLASTGCAPKADQPVAPTRAELAAQQREARAAEALAEAMQLMHDGGFLDEDTALRYLDQALELDPELANARYYRATILFSKGRTDEALADVNRTIELKPDHVNALYTRGSILLNMGQYRKAARDFSQVIRHDPTVAEAFVRRGLCYLRLNRADEAIDDFGSALAINPANLEANYNRGMAHLARKDYEAALSDLSQAYILDSDNVLLLSARAQAQLKLGRYREAARDYRRATQLEPGQSALFGLLGEALAGAGDMDEAIEAVETALTLARARGDDFLASQYMDQLRQYRDKIYP, encoded by the coding sequence ATGTTGACGGGCGGCGCGGGCCAAGGCTATTCCTCGGCCATGCGGACTTACGCCCTGATTGTCTTGTTCTGCCTGCTTCTGGCCTCGACGGGCTGCGCCCCAAAGGCCGACCAGCCTGTCGCGCCCACCCGGGCGGAGCTCGCGGCGCAACAACGCGAGGCCCGGGCCGCCGAAGCCCTGGCCGAGGCCATGCAGCTCATGCACGACGGCGGGTTCCTCGACGAGGACACGGCGCTTCGCTACCTGGACCAGGCTTTGGAGCTTGACCCGGAGCTGGCCAACGCCCGCTATTACCGGGCGACGATCCTGTTTTCCAAAGGGAGGACGGACGAAGCCCTGGCGGACGTGAACCGGACCATCGAGCTGAAGCCGGACCATGTGAACGCGTTGTACACGCGGGGCTCCATCCTCTTGAATATGGGCCAATACCGGAAAGCGGCCCGGGACTTCTCGCAGGTCATCCGGCACGACCCCACCGTGGCCGAGGCGTTTGTCCGGCGCGGCCTGTGCTACCTCCGGCTGAACCGCGCGGACGAGGCCATCGACGACTTCGGCAGCGCCCTGGCCATCAACCCGGCCAACCTGGAAGCCAACTACAATCGGGGCATGGCCCACCTGGCCCGCAAGGACTACGAAGCCGCCCTGAGCGACCTGTCCCAGGCGTACATCCTGGATTCCGACAACGTCCTGCTGCTTTCCGCGCGCGCCCAGGCCCAGCTCAAGCTCGGGCGGTACAGGGAAGCCGCCAGGGACTACCGCCGCGCCACCCAGCTCGAACCGGGACAGAGCGCCCTTTTCGGACTGCTGGGCGAGGCCCTTGCCGGAGCCGGCGACATGGACGAAGCCATTGAAGCCGTTGAAACGGCCCTGACGCTGGCGCGCGCCCGGGGCGACGACTTCCTGGCCTCCCAATACATGGACCAGCTCCGGCAATACCGGGACAAAATCTATCCCTAG